The following proteins come from a genomic window of Companilactobacillus pabuli:
- a CDS encoding RNA-guided endonuclease TnpB family protein encodes MVLKGFKLRIYPDGYQKELIEYNFGANRFVWNNMLDMMIKRHESNPDLKSLKVFDLNYILTVFKKENTWLKKAESSSLQVTDKNLFEAYKGFFSKKRKFPRFKSKKFPKQSYQSKYFHNNIEILDDFYIKLPKLGVMKYKNKKSIPSVIKYVTIRKSSTNKYYAILTVDEEIAQLPKTSKSVGLDMGVSDLVICSDGSKYKTIRFDKKLSKKKHYWEKRLARRRTQALKDIQYKKKFGLIDPKPLEQYSNYMRAKLMVAKYSEKIANQRKDYLHKITRELVENNDLIVIEDLKTKNLLGNHNLSRAIANQSWRALRLMLEYKCEWYGKRLLIVNPFKTSQICSNCGYDDGKHELDIRKWDCPNCGIHHDRDINASKNILNNGLEQALVK; translated from the coding sequence ATGGTTTTAAAAGGTTTCAAATTACGTATCTATCCAGATGGTTATCAAAAGGAACTAATTGAATATAACTTTGGTGCTAATCGCTTTGTTTGGAACAATATGCTAGATATGATGATCAAACGCCATGAAAGTAATCCGGATTTGAAATCTCTGAAAGTATTTGACCTGAACTACATTTTGACAGTCTTCAAAAAAGAAAATACTTGGTTAAAGAAAGCGGAGAGTTCCAGTCTTCAAGTAACTGATAAAAATCTATTTGAAGCATACAAAGGCTTTTTTAGTAAGAAACGCAAATTTCCACGATTCAAAAGTAAAAAATTTCCAAAGCAAAGTTACCAGTCTAAATATTTCCATAATAATATTGAGATTCTTGATGATTTTTATATTAAACTACCTAAACTCGGTGTAATGAAATATAAAAACAAGAAATCAATCCCTAGTGTCATTAAATACGTTACCATTCGTAAATCATCAACTAATAAATACTATGCAATTTTAACTGTTGATGAAGAAATAGCTCAATTACCAAAAACAAGCAAGTCTGTCGGTCTTGATATGGGTGTTTCTGACCTAGTAATCTGTTCAGATGGAAGTAAGTATAAGACTATCCGTTTTGATAAGAAACTTTCTAAAAAGAAACACTATTGGGAAAAACGATTAGCTAGACGACGTACGCAAGCTCTAAAAGATATCCAGTATAAAAAGAAATTTGGATTGATTGATCCAAAGCCTTTAGAACAATATTCCAACTATATGAGAGCTAAACTTATGGTAGCTAAGTATAGCGAGAAGATAGCTAATCAAAGAAAAGATTATCTCCATAAGATAACTCGTGAATTAGTTGAAAATAATGATTTGATTGTTATTGAAGATTTGAAAACCAAAAATCTTCTTGGCAATCATAACCTATCACGTGCTATCGCTAATCAATCATGGAGAGCATTAAGATTGATGCTTGAATACAAATGTGAATGGTACGGTAAGAGACTTCTAATTGTTAATCCATTCAAGACTAGTCAAATCTGTTCTAACTGTGGTTACGATGATGGTAAACATGAGTTGGATATTAGAAAATGGGATTGTCCTAATTGTGGTATTCATCATGATCGTGATATCAATGCAAGTAAAAACATATTAAACAATGGCTTGGAACAAGCCTTAGTAAAATAG
- a CDS encoding aspartate aminotransferase family protein, whose amino-acid sequence MTTQKVDHDHEVDHRLIVQENKYYAKSSRINYYDLVIESAHDATLVDADGNEYIDLLASASAINVGHTNEKVVQAIQEQAEKLIHYTPAYFHHRPGQQLAERLAKLVPGAEKQVAFSNSGSEANDAIIKFARAYTGRPYIVSFMDSYHGSTYGSMTLSGVSLNMARKMGPLLPGVVHVPYPDLYRRYENETEHDVALRYFDEFKQPFESFLPADEVACVLIEPIQGDGGIRKAPEEFMQLVYDFCHQNGILFAVDEINQGMGRTGKMWSYQQFKDIEPDLMSVGKSLASGMPLSATIGKKEIMQSLDSPAHVFTTAGNPICCAASMATLDVLEEEQLMDRSNVEGAYAEERFLEMQKHYPEIGDVRMYGLDGGIELVKDRQTKTPDPDFANKVIYYAFQHGVVMITLKGNILRFQPPLVITHDELDKALNVLDDAFAAAENNQVIIPSNEKIGW is encoded by the coding sequence ATGACAACGCAAAAAGTAGATCATGATCACGAGGTGGACCATCGATTGATTGTGCAAGAGAATAAGTACTACGCCAAATCTTCACGAATCAATTATTATGACCTCGTCATCGAATCCGCACACGATGCAACTTTAGTCGATGCAGATGGAAATGAGTATATCGACTTGTTGGCAAGTGCTTCAGCCATTAACGTTGGTCATACGAATGAAAAAGTCGTGCAAGCAATCCAAGAGCAGGCCGAGAAACTGATTCATTACACACCTGCCTATTTTCATCACCGTCCTGGACAACAATTGGCCGAACGTCTAGCTAAATTAGTTCCTGGAGCTGAGAAACAAGTGGCTTTTTCCAATTCTGGTTCCGAAGCCAATGACGCTATCATCAAATTTGCCAGAGCTTATACCGGTCGTCCTTATATTGTTTCCTTCATGGATTCATATCATGGTTCAACTTACGGCTCAATGACACTTTCAGGAGTTAGCTTGAACATGGCTCGCAAGATGGGTCCATTACTTCCCGGGGTAGTGCACGTACCGTATCCAGACTTATATCGACGATATGAGAATGAAACGGAACACGATGTAGCTTTGAGATATTTCGACGAATTTAAGCAGCCTTTTGAAAGCTTCCTACCGGCTGATGAAGTAGCCTGTGTCTTGATTGAACCAATTCAAGGCGATGGGGGAATCAGAAAAGCTCCCGAAGAATTCATGCAACTAGTTTATGATTTTTGTCACCAAAATGGAATTTTGTTTGCCGTTGATGAGATCAATCAAGGAATGGGTCGCACGGGTAAAATGTGGAGCTATCAACAATTTAAGGATATCGAACCCGACTTGATGTCCGTAGGTAAGTCACTAGCTTCAGGGATGCCTTTGAGTGCCACGATTGGGAAAAAGGAAATCATGCAAAGTCTTGATTCACCAGCACACGTCTTTACTACCGCTGGAAATCCAATCTGTTGTGCTGCTTCAATGGCAACCTTGGACGTCTTGGAAGAAGAACAGTTGATGGACAGATCCAACGTCGAAGGGGCATACGCCGAAGAGAGATTTTTGGAAATGCAAAAGCACTATCCAGAAATTGGCGATGTACGAATGTATGGTTTAGATGGAGGAATCGAATTAGTTAAGGACCGTCAGACAAAGACTCCTGATCCTGATTTTGCCAACAAAGTTATTTATTATGCATTTCAACACGGAGTTGTTATGATTACGCTGAAAGGTAACATTTTGAGATTTCAACCACCTTTGGTCATCACTCACGACGAGTTGGATAAGGCGTTGAATGTGTTGGATGATGCATTTGCGGCCGCAGAAAATAATCAAGTAATTATTCCAAGTAACGAAAAAATTGGTTGGTAA
- a CDS encoding APC family permease, with the protein MSDFFKRLTLKEDPSIYEDKDSHLVRVLTVKDFLALGVGTIVSTSIFTLPGVVAAQHTGPSVVFSFIVAAIVAGLVAFAYAEMAAAMPFAGSAYSWINVMFGEFFGWVAGWALLAEYFIALAFVGSGLSANFRGLLEPLGIHFPNAIANTFGNNGGVVDIVAVVVIAAVAWLISRGAGGAAKVENILVVLKVLAVLTFIVVGLTAIHVENYFPFIPKYRLNADGTAFGGWQGIYAGVSMIFLSYIGFDSIAANSAEAKNPGKTMPRGILGSLLIAVVLFVAVALVLVGMFKYSDYANNAEPVGWALRHAGHPIVASVIQAVAVIGMFTALIGMMLAGSRLVYSFGRDGMLPSWLGKLNDKNLPNHALLVLSIVGILIGAFCPFAFLAQLISAGTLIAFMFVSLGIYPLRKREGKDIAMPDFKVPFYPVLPALGFIGSLIIFWGLDIQAKLYAGIWFAIGLVIYFAYGMHHSTLGKKHDAEKNK; encoded by the coding sequence ATGAGTGATTTTTTTAAACGTTTAACCTTAAAAGAAGATCCGAGTATTTATGAGGATAAAGATTCACATTTAGTTCGAGTTTTAACAGTTAAGGATTTCTTGGCTTTGGGTGTCGGGACGATTGTTTCCACATCAATCTTTACTTTGCCAGGGGTCGTTGCCGCACAACATACCGGTCCATCAGTGGTCTTTTCATTTATCGTGGCTGCTATCGTTGCCGGGTTGGTTGCCTTTGCTTATGCGGAGATGGCTGCCGCAATGCCATTTGCAGGGTCTGCGTATTCGTGGATCAATGTTATGTTCGGTGAGTTCTTCGGTTGGGTCGCTGGTTGGGCCCTGTTAGCCGAGTACTTCATCGCTTTAGCCTTCGTTGGTTCGGGGTTGTCCGCTAACTTCCGAGGGCTGTTGGAACCATTAGGAATCCACTTCCCGAATGCGATTGCCAATACCTTTGGTAATAACGGTGGTGTCGTTGATATCGTTGCTGTTGTCGTTATCGCCGCGGTCGCATGGTTGATTTCTCGTGGTGCCGGTGGTGCTGCTAAAGTTGAAAATATTTTAGTTGTACTAAAAGTTTTAGCTGTTTTAACTTTCATCGTGGTTGGTTTAACTGCCATTCATGTGGAAAATTACTTCCCATTTATACCAAAATATCGCTTGAACGCTGACGGAACTGCCTTTGGTGGTTGGCAAGGAATCTACGCCGGTGTTTCAATGATCTTCCTATCATATATCGGATTTGATTCAATCGCCGCAAACTCTGCCGAAGCTAAAAATCCCGGTAAGACAATGCCACGAGGAATCCTAGGATCATTATTGATTGCCGTTGTTTTGTTCGTTGCTGTTGCTTTAGTTCTAGTTGGAATGTTCAAGTACTCTGATTACGCTAATAACGCCGAACCTGTTGGCTGGGCTCTAAGACATGCTGGTCATCCAATCGTTGCCAGTGTCATCCAAGCCGTTGCTGTTATCGGAATGTTCACCGCTTTGATTGGAATGATGTTGGCTGGTTCAAGACTAGTTTACTCATTCGGACGTGATGGAATGTTACCAAGTTGGCTAGGTAAGTTGAACGATAAGAATCTTCCTAATCATGCACTATTAGTTCTATCAATCGTTGGTATTTTAATCGGTGCCTTTTGCCCGTTCGCCTTCTTAGCTCAGTTGATTTCAGCCGGGACGTTGATTGCGTTCATGTTCGTATCATTGGGAATTTATCCATTGAGAAAACGTGAAGGAAAAGACATCGCTATGCCCGACTTCAAAGTGCCATTTTATCCGGTGCTACCAGCTCTAGGATTTATCGGCTCACTAATTATTTTCTGGGGACTAGATATTCAAGCTAAACTCTATGCTGGAATCTGGTTCGCTATCGGATTAGTTATCTACTTTGCTTACGGGATGCACCATTCAACTCTAGGCAAGAAGCATGACGCTGAAAAAAATAAATAA
- a CDS encoding SLAP domain-containing protein → MKKNTALIGSALALLIAPSVLSNLSPQTVKASVPDQVDLVGTVNGSGVLVDDQGQAITSTFLPNNSSWKLGSTKYLNGVLYYQVATNEWVAASSLNISQTQAQAQTQTTTPFTTSGQIATAKWNSAVINSQGTKTGVTLPAGSTWNTGTTIMINGISYVQIASDEYVAVSDVSISSATQNQNTDNQQVIGTVVNGPADVYDTSMDSFSSRQLQDGSSWKVNQMVQNKYGHTFYQVSNNEWTQSTNMQLNDAGQQKDVTSEPEFATSVTQ, encoded by the coding sequence ATGAAAAAGAACACAGCTTTAATTGGTTCGGCGTTAGCTTTGTTAATTGCTCCAAGTGTCCTGTCTAATTTGTCACCTCAAACCGTAAAGGCATCAGTCCCTGATCAAGTTGATCTTGTGGGAACTGTCAACGGTAGCGGTGTTTTAGTTGATGACCAAGGACAAGCTATTACTAGTACTTTCTTGCCTAACAATAGTTCCTGGAAATTGGGCAGCACTAAATATTTGAATGGCGTACTTTATTATCAAGTTGCCACTAATGAATGGGTTGCTGCAAGTAGCTTAAATATTTCTCAGACTCAAGCTCAAGCACAGACGCAGACGACTACCCCATTTACTACTAGCGGACAAATTGCCACTGCTAAATGGAACAGTGCTGTTATCAACAGTCAAGGCACAAAAACTGGTGTAACTTTGCCAGCTGGTAGCACTTGGAATACTGGTACGACTATTATGATCAATGGTATTTCTTACGTCCAAATTGCGAGTGACGAATACGTTGCTGTCAGTGATGTTTCGATTAGTTCTGCTACTCAAAATCAAAATACTGACAACCAACAAGTCATCGGAACCGTTGTTAATGGTCCAGCCGATGTTTATGATACTTCGATGGATTCTTTCTCAAGTCGTCAATTGCAAGATGGCTCTTCTTGGAAAGTTAATCAGATGGTACAAAACAAGTATGGTCACACTTTCTATCAGGTTTCTAACAACGAATGGACACAAAGTACTAATATGCAATTAAACGATGCTGGTCAACAAAAAGACGTAACTAGCGAACCAGAATTTGCAACATCAGTTACACAATAA
- a CDS encoding DUF2922 domain-containing protein — protein MKKLQLRFKTSEGKKRNLVLNYVKSGLDENTVRQAMDKISASKLFEKDTVELYKEVLDAKYIDRTETKVF, from the coding sequence ATGAAGAAACTACAACTAAGATTCAAAACATCTGAAGGTAAGAAACGCAATCTCGTTCTAAATTACGTTAAATCTGGACTCGATGAAAACACTGTCCGCCAAGCGATGGACAAAATCAGTGCCAGTAAGCTTTTTGAAAAGGATACTGTCGAACTTTACAAAGAAGTTCTTGATGCCAAGTATATTGACCGCACTGAAACCAAAGTATTCTAA